The sequence TGATCAGTCACTATTTCGCACCTTCTGCTCCAGCATGCTGGGGAGGGAGTTCCCTCGGTCCATCCTGATCCTCTGCCCTTCACCGTTCTGTAGGACACAGAAGACATTTCTGGTTGTACCGAGTCATGATGCTGTGAATCCATCTTCCCCCATCCCTTCCCTATGAATGCTTACCTGAAACCCTGCAAAACAGATAAGTACTGGTTAGCAAAAATATGTCATAACCGCTAATATTTGTAATTTATCTTTTTGCAAATAATAACAAAGGTGCAAACTTAAGCGAAGCCGCCATCTCCTGGTGTAAGCACTAAAGACCGCAGGGCCATATTGAGAACTGGAGGAAATAAccggggcaagaataggacaagttcaattttttttttttgcaggaccagaaagaaatgaatgggtcagcttccgatccgcaaaaaatgaggatcgGATATGGACTAACTAgggtcgtgggcatgaggcctaaggctcaaGACTGTGTATATCATCCTTAAAATCAAATcattttgaatcaaagaaataaaCTCTAGAGGCAAGTGTTTTTCCCTTCCCTTGGACCTTTGGGCCCACTATGGTActggagcctgggcccacagaacgatcctctggtgggccaatcCGGATAAATCTGTGGCAAATCCACAACACGTACAGATTTTGACAAGTTGTAAAAATTCTGTGCCTAAAGGTCCCATATGTGCAACAATCTTATAAACCACAGACAAACAGACTGGCAGATGATCGTTAACGAGTGTTCGTAGTTGCgatcggcagcagtattacactgccagcatAATCGTGATCTTTCAGCTTGCTGAAAGATCGcgatttgccggcggcagattgtgCCGTCTAATCATGATCTGCAGCCAACAGCATGGGGACAAGCTATGGCTTAACGATCGCTgttccccatgctgtggaggagatcgctgcatgtaatagccgcagtctcctccgctagtgagcaggcgattgccgggaaagaacgcttccttcccgactgcAGAATTGactggtgtaatacagccttaagacAAGATTTTGCTCATGCCTAACAGTTTTTGAAGTCTCTGGAGATTTTATGCCGTGCAGCATCTAGATGTCACACACCATCGCCTTCTCACCTGTACTCTCTCTCTGCCGGTCTGGGTGATGAAACTCTGCAGACTGAAGCTGAAGACAGAACACCATTAGTATTACATAGACCACTCAGTGGCTAACGGTCATCATAAATAGACaagcataataataaaatattacatgTGCATTGTTCTATATGTGGATCCATTGTGGTAGATACGTACCCTTGATAGGCTGCTTCTTCCATATCCAGAATGGATGGCTGTGGAGACAGACCACTGACACGTCATATATGGCACAGAGATGTCGGTTCTTCAGCTTTATTAATTGGTTTTGGAATCATGGAAGACAGGGACTAGGTTCAGAGTTAggtggtgcagaggtagcagtcgcaacCAGGCCCTGGTCCCTGAGGTGGCCCAAAGGCACCTCTGTCACCAGCATAATACATGACACGTAGTAGGTAGCGAGCCCTGTAAAAGTGTCCATACATATTAGAGCAAAGTCTTCCAAACTTACTAATGTCATCAGGACCAGCCAACTATTTTGGGGTCCATTTATCAAGGGACTAGTCCtaaaaatagttgcaagtcccctTTTTGACCGGccttgttacaataaaaaaagtcACGCAACTGGTGTCGAAAAGTTTGACAGTTGGGCGGAGTGAACGTGTGGCAGGGGATGTGTCGGGGCCAGCCTAAATCCACTTTAAGGGGGAGTTTGAAAAGAAAGCGGTTTTTGTATGAGCATTCAGCTAACTACTATGGatggtgtatggccagctttaaagATCTTGCATTTGGTCCTAGGAGGTTCAGGTTAGGGTCATTCCAGCTGCTTGTTGCCCATTGAATGATCCCCATTGTGATACTGAGTATAATGAGAGCATTATCGTGGAATACAGTAAAGACATTGCCCTGGATGTCACTAATACATAGGTCCTACTAAGGCTCCCACTATGAGCCGCTGAAAAGACTAATCCCCGCTCTGACAGATCTAGCACCAGCCAAGTGAATTTCACTCGTGGATGGGTGACGTGTAAATTTTATCTCCTGCAGTTGACCATCGGGGTGGACTCATTCTCAGAAGGGATTGCCTGGAGActctggggcacatttattaagaccagcgttttagatgccggtcttaataacccctaaacctggcggtggatccgccgaaggtatgaagaggcgccggccacggatcctccgccacttctaaatgtaagatagcttccttgctgtcttacatttaggacattttctatgcctaaaataggcatagaaaatgttgAATAAAACGGGCCTGCCCCCTTCCCCAACGATATTTTTAGACCTAAGTAGGAAGGATCGGCACTCGACTTATCACCCGCACGGGAAAAAAGCGAACTCCAAATCAACAGCAAAGGAATCCCAGCAGACGACGGCTTCTTCAATTCATATGCTTGATATTTATTCCATCAATATTTACAGTAATTGGACgagtttcggcccgtccagccttcgtcAGCAAACTgacgaaggctggacgggccgaaacgcgtccaatTACTGTAAATATTGATGGAATAAATATCAAGCATATGAATTGAAGAAGCCGTGGTCTGCTGGGATTCctttgatatttttagtcacagaTTGCGTCGCAaaggacctttgtgccacaatctgcaccaaaaatactcctaatttaggtgtatttttgtttgataaattaccctctCTTTGCCTAGTCATCTTTCATAATTGCAGGCCTGTCCACTCCCATGCCACAACCACAATTttaagacctggcgtgagtggggcgaAGTTGCAGATAAAGGCGCAACTAGCCATTGCACCGATATCTGCGCctaaaatatgcctaatttagttgtatttcagattagtaaatgaccccctgaaTTACTTACGTGTGCAGATAGGAGTCCGGTCTGGCAAAGAACGAGTTTTTCTTCGTGGGGTTTCTACCTTCTGCATTTCTTCTTTTAGGATGATTTTTCCCAGATTAGACTGAATCTGTAAAACGAAAGGTAGCCAGTGTATATGAGAAGACCTAATCTGAGTGGAGTGCATTTGTTCTTAGGGATCTATACATCAATTGTCTTTTACCTTGTTCAGTTCCACCATTTGCCGGTCTTTCAGTCCTTTCACATCCTCATTTTCTTTAATATCTTCCTCACTTCTGGATTCCCTGCGGTGGCGCCTCTCCGATTCTCAAGACAATAATAAAATTGAACATTGGACCATGTCCTGGTCTGGGTAAATAGCCCATGAAGAACTGCTCCTCTCTCTTACCTACAACGGCCAAGGAAGGAGGACATGGCCAGTAATCGGTTTCGATCTTTGCTGGCTGATTGGGGTCTGGAGGTTTTGCAGCTGGGAATTTTGAGGACTCAACTATGGGGTCATCGGACAGTCTGTGGGAGAGTGCCGATTCTGGAAGCACAGTATTAAAAGCATATGTTATCCAAGGCTGAGAAAAGAGGTGAGTGCCAGACACTTGAATGGTCAGCTGGGTCTTCTCACCTCTCTGTCTATAGATTGGTGGCTTCTTGTAGAGATTTGGCTCCTCCTGAGAAATCTCTGAAGAAAGAGAGTGGCACGTCGGATTACTTGATGACGTAAATCCACGGTTCTACATATTTAAAGCTTGCTTTTACCTGGGCAGTGGAAATGCTGGACTCCTCCTCTAGGAGAATTGGTTCCTCCGCGGGAGCCTTGTACAGTTGAACTGCTGACTATAGACTTGTTGTCAGCCCAGAGTGCAGAGACCTGTGTAGTAAGAAGGCAGAAGTGTTACAAGTCTAAGGCCGGCCATAACCATTAGATAGCTGTCagcaggctagtttcacaccagtGCTAAAATctttcagcaggctgttctggcagaggaacaacCGTGCCAGAGTTCATCGTATCCGGAAAGAgccggagcaccaccaggctgCATTGACTAAAATGGGACTCGGTGGGGATATGGCCTGTTTATGGCATTAGTGCTGGGATTCGGCCTGACCAAAAACTGTGCTTGCAACATTTTTTGTTCATCCAAATCCAAGCACTAATGCTGGAAACAGGCCGTATCCCCgccgggtcccattatagtcaatgggctctggCGGGGAAAGGTAGTATACTGCTATGCCGAATGTGATGAACTCCAGAAGGatgttcctctgctggaagatTGCATGTCTCTCAAGAGAGGGAGTACACCGCTGCCAAACACCTCTGGTGGTGGGATATCTCACATTACAGCAAGAATCATGACTGCTGAA is a genomic window of Bufo bufo chromosome 1, aBufBuf1.1, whole genome shotgun sequence containing:
- the DMTN gene encoding dematin gives rise to the protein MEKVPKAPLTSPGSVTSSRGPSVPGSPSAITARMDSRVLGYKDLAALPRDKAILDIERPDLMIYEPHFTYTLLENTETLRSRERSLSPKSISPPPSPEVSALWADNKSIVSSSTVQGSRGGTNSPRGGVQHFHCPEISQEEPNLYKKPPIYRQRESALSHRLSDDPIVESSKFPAAKPPDPNQPAKIETDYWPCPPSLAVVESERRHRRESRSEEDIKENEDVKGLKDRQMVELNKIQSNLGKIILKEEMQKVETPRRKTRSLPDRTPICTPIHSGYGRSSLSRLQSAEFHHPDRQRESTGFQNGEGQRIRMDRGNSLPSMLEQKVFPYEMLIVTNRGRQKLPPGVDKTQLEKYLSPEEFQRLFGMALDEFVRMPLWRRNELKRKLLLF